In Mycolicibacterium alvei, a single window of DNA contains:
- a CDS encoding acetyl-CoA C-acetyltransferase, with the protein MSTREAVICEPVRTPIGRYGGMFASLSAVELGVAALRGLLERTGVAPEQVQDVILGHCYPNSEAPAIGRVVALDAGLPVTVPGMQVDRRCGSGLQAVIQACLQVRSGDNDLVVAGGAESMSNVAFYSTDMRWGGSRSGVQIHDGLARGRTTAGGQFYPVPGGMLETAENLRREYDITRAEQDELAVRSHRSAVAAQQSGVLAEEIIPVTVRDRKGETVIDTDEHPRADTTVEALAKLKPVLVKQDPESTVTAGNSSGQNDAASMCIVTTPEKAAELGLRPLVRMVSWGSAGVAPNVMGIGPVPATEVALSKADLQLSDIDLIELNEAFAAQALAVMKEWKFGEADFERTNVRGSGISLGHPVGATGGRMLATLARELDRRQARFGLETMCIGGGQGLAAIFERLS; encoded by the coding sequence ATGAGTACCCGCGAGGCGGTCATCTGCGAACCGGTCCGCACCCCGATCGGCCGCTACGGCGGCATGTTCGCGTCCCTGTCGGCGGTCGAACTCGGGGTCGCCGCACTGAGAGGTCTGTTGGAGCGCACCGGTGTGGCACCCGAGCAGGTGCAGGATGTGATTCTCGGCCACTGCTATCCCAACAGTGAGGCTCCGGCCATCGGTCGAGTGGTGGCCCTTGATGCCGGTTTGCCGGTGACGGTTCCCGGCATGCAGGTCGACCGGCGATGCGGTTCCGGCCTGCAGGCCGTGATCCAGGCCTGCCTGCAGGTGCGCAGCGGGGACAACGACCTGGTGGTGGCCGGCGGCGCCGAGAGCATGAGCAACGTCGCGTTCTACTCGACCGACATGCGGTGGGGCGGGTCGCGCAGCGGGGTGCAGATTCACGACGGCCTCGCGCGGGGACGAACCACGGCCGGCGGGCAGTTCTACCCGGTGCCGGGCGGGATGCTGGAGACCGCGGAGAACCTGCGTCGCGAATACGACATCACCCGCGCCGAGCAGGACGAACTCGCGGTCCGCTCGCATCGCAGTGCCGTGGCGGCCCAGCAGTCCGGGGTCCTGGCCGAGGAGATCATCCCGGTGACGGTCCGCGATCGTAAGGGCGAGACGGTGATCGACACCGACGAGCACCCCCGTGCCGACACCACCGTCGAGGCGCTGGCCAAGCTCAAACCCGTTCTCGTCAAGCAGGATCCGGAGTCCACCGTCACCGCAGGCAATTCCAGTGGCCAGAACGACGCCGCGTCCATGTGCATCGTCACCACCCCGGAGAAGGCCGCCGAGCTGGGCCTGCGGCCCCTGGTCCGGATGGTCTCGTGGGGCTCGGCAGGCGTCGCCCCGAACGTCATGGGCATCGGCCCGGTGCCCGCCACCGAGGTGGCCCTGTCCAAGGCCGATCTGCAACTGAGCGATATCGACCTGATCGAGCTCAACGAGGCGTTCGCCGCGCAGGCGCTGGCTGTGATGAAGGAGTGGAAGTTCGGCGAGGCCGACTTCGAACGCACCAATGTCCGGGGGTCGGGTATCTCGCTGGGACATCCGGTCGGGGCGACCGGCGGGCGGATGCTCGCCACCCTGGCCCGGGAACTGGATCGGCGTCAGGCCCGCTTCGGGCTGGAGACCATGTGCATCGGCGGTGGCCAGGGGCTCGCCGCAATCTTCGAGAGGCTGTCATGA
- the fabG gene encoding 3-oxoacyl-ACP reductase FabG, with the protein MIWLRRSPHDRKLGDQVSLLTGQTAVVTGGAQGLGLAIAKRFIDEGARVVLGDVNLEATEAAALELGGPEVATAVRCDVTSSAEVEALVQAAVERFGGLDIMVNNAGITRDATLRKMTEEQFDQVIAVHLKGTWNGTKSAAAIMRENKRGAIVNMSSISGKVGLIGQTNYSAAKAGIVGMTKASAKELAHLGVRVNAIQPGLIRSAMTEAMPQRIWDEKLAEIPMGRAGEPDEVAKVALFLASDLSSYMTGTVLEVTGGRHV; encoded by the coding sequence ATGATCTGGCTCAGACGGAGCCCCCACGACCGAAAGTTAGGTGATCAGGTGTCGTTGCTGACCGGTCAGACTGCAGTGGTGACAGGCGGTGCCCAGGGTCTGGGCCTGGCCATCGCGAAGCGTTTCATCGATGAAGGCGCCCGGGTGGTACTCGGCGACGTCAACCTGGAGGCCACCGAGGCGGCTGCCCTGGAGTTGGGTGGGCCCGAGGTCGCGACCGCGGTGCGGTGCGACGTGACGTCGTCGGCCGAGGTCGAGGCACTCGTGCAGGCCGCCGTCGAGCGGTTCGGCGGGCTGGACATCATGGTCAACAACGCCGGCATCACTCGCGATGCGACGCTGCGCAAGATGACCGAGGAGCAGTTCGATCAGGTCATCGCGGTGCACCTGAAGGGCACCTGGAACGGCACCAAGTCGGCGGCGGCGATCATGCGGGAGAACAAGCGCGGCGCGATCGTGAACATGTCCTCGATCTCGGGCAAGGTCGGCCTGATCGGCCAGACCAATTACTCGGCCGCCAAGGCCGGCATCGTCGGCATGACCAAAGCCTCGGCCAAGGAGCTCGCCCACCTCGGGGTACGGGTCAACGCCATCCAGCCGGGCCTGATCCGCTCGGCCATGACGGAGGCCATGCCGCAACGGATTTGGGATGAGAAGCTGGCTGAGATCCCGATGGGTCGCGCCGGTGAGCCCGACGAGGTGGCCAAGGTGGCACTCTTCCTGGCCAGCGACCTGTCGTCGTACATGACCGGCACCGTGCTCGAGGTGACCGGTGGTCGGCACGTATGA